The Tripterygium wilfordii isolate XIE 37 chromosome 18, ASM1340144v1, whole genome shotgun sequence nucleotide sequence ATCTACTTTCGACCCGGGCCTAGGCTCGCTggccaaatggtgagccctatCAGCAACGACCAGATATAGTCTTGAGGAGTTGGCTGGCATGTATTTCCACGGTGCTCGTTTTTTCAATTATGAAGCATGGCTACTCACATTGGTCCAAGTGAGTTTTGAACTTTCAATGGTTTTCTAATGCATTAACAACAAATCATATTTGATTTATCTTAGGTGGATTCCCCAGTATATTCGGAATCGGAATTGGACATGCTCTTAAATGAAGAATCACATAAGTCGTGGCAAGATTAATGGATTCCCCAGTAAATTCGAAATTCGACATGCTTAAACTCTGATATTGACAAAATAGTCTTTGAGAGAATCACCACTTATTTCCCCTGAATATCAACAGCACTTTTTCAAACTTCTAACACTTAAAATATTGAGTTTTAAAACTTCCAAcacttaaaaaaaatctcatctatCGACTAGCTTCCCAAATCTGTTTCTGCCAAGGATTAGCACCTCCATGAAATTGGTTACATCACATGCATATGGACTGTAAGCTGCGAACAACTTCCGTCATTGATGGCCGCTTGCCCTGGCCATCCAGCTCCCCAAACGGATCAAGACGTTTTACACAGCGCATTGCAAGCCCATGTTGTGATTCAAAACATGTGTCCACCTTCAAGCTTTTATGCACAAGGGAGGGCTTAGTCCAAATCATCTTGCTTAgtcgtttgtactctatttctgcCCAAACATAAACACATCGTTCTGCCATATCCATCGGCATattatctctcttctttttcgtAACTCTGGCTCCAACCCTTTTGGTTATCAGCATTAAGAGTACAACACCAAATGCAAATACATCCGATCTCTTTGCATAGTGACCTACCGAATGAGTACAAGAGTACCAGAGAACCAAAAAATGTACTATCAGAAATTTAGCTCACCAGATGGCATGTAATAAACACCACCGAAATTATCACATTCTGAAACCCCAACCAAGgggggaaaaacaaaaaacaatgcaGAAAACAGAGAGTCCATGTAGACAGTGTTACAATCCACCCACATACCTTAAAAATAAACACCAAACCAAGGCAATATAACATCAGATATTAGCGTCACAGGAAAAAGTTACAGATTTGATGAAATATCTGTGAATTTGTCATATAGAAAATTCGTTTCAAAACATACGCTCGATTTATATTACACAACATTGGCAATTGAGACTCAAAAGGCAAAAGTATATACAAGTGTGAGTGCATTTTCATTTGCGCCCGAAATACAGTGGGTGAAAAATAAGAATGTGATACAAATAACTCGAAAAgccaatttaatttttgttttttttttttcagaaagcTTTGTGATATACCTGTATAAGAATAGACACCATCCACATAGCCCACAGGCATACTGGGAAAATCCATCGTTTGGCAATCACCAAAAATACCACCGGTGAGCAGAGAAAAGTCGAACAGAACAGGAACAAAATCCtgagaaaaaaggaacaaaaataaCACATCACAAAGACTACTGagcaaaacaaaagaacaactCGCACATAAAAGATGCACCTCAAAATCCAACCTGATCAAGCAATATGTGAGCAGCGTCGATATTGCGAACCAAGTACGGGGGGTCATCAGAATGCAAAGTCTCAAGCAGACATGCAAATTTAAGTGCCACGCCCATTCTGTCTGTCCAAGTAAAAGCATCTGCATAAGAAGCAGGGCACGTAATTAGAAAAATTTGTGGACGCAGATTATGTAACgatacaaaaaatgcaaaacaaTGGAAATCAAAGTAAGTGGCATCACCGCTTTGGATGAGGTTGTATAAGGTACCCCTAGACTTAATATTGTAAACAACACCCAGATGATCATCACCATCGATGCAATATCCGATCAGCTTCACCAAACAAGGATTATTCTGCATGCTTGAATGCCCCAAGAATCGTAGTTCTTGCTggaatcacacaaaaaaaaaagaagggaaggTGATAATAAAGAGACATATAAAAAAGGCCTGCCAGGTTAGGGAATGGAACATACTTGCAATCTGACATCGTTTTTAACACCAAAATGGGGGTAGAATCCAAAATTTCCCCAGATCTTCACTGTGACCCCTTGACCCTGGGGAGTTGTTCCGTGGTAAACCTTGCCATATTGGGTGACATCAATAAAAATTTTCTCACTGAAGTTATTGGTGAACATTTCCAAGTCCTTCCAAGTGAATTTCTCTAGAGATACTCCATTACTCGATTCCATCCCTAAAATTAGGCAAAAGATAGCGTTTCAGCCATAACAATAGGGAGCAGAATCCTCATAATGCTATCTCACAAGTTTGATCTCATAATTTCGAAACTAAATCCAAATTCATGGATGTAAATCACAAGTTAGATCTCATAATTTTGaaacaaaatccaaattcatGGATGTAAGTCACAAGTTAGATCTCAGAATTTCTGACGCAGTGCGGAAgctagaacacttgaattcgttcacgacgaaatcaaaaaacttgaaatccaccaagaacaattgagaaaacctcacggaattttattaataaattgaATTGTATTGAATTCTCAATTACAGACGTTTATGAAACTATTTATAGACtgacaaaacaatcaaacccttattggactcctaattaaactagaattggaaaattggaaacataaaacgtgcaggaaacttaattaacttCGTTGGACACCAAAACGCAAAACGATGCCTTTGCGATCTCCATCCAATTCCaaattttaggtcttcaaaatcagtcttcggaaacatattataataagaaaacacacgagggaatcaaaaaagttatggacggtcaaagttggaaactgaatCTTTAATTCCCGaaaacaacaacttcaattccgatttcgatttggattccttcgaacgtgttccaacttctcaaggaactcttcCGTGGACCGTTCTATGTCAATTTCCAAACAAAATCCAAATTGTAAAATCAAGGAAACATCATGTCTAAACGAATTGAAGAACTAACGAACGAATGATTagatcaaatcaacaaaatcataaCAAGAAATCATATTCTCATACCTGCTTCCTTCAGAAGAGTGAACGCTTTGAAGTTTAGGGTTCCTCCTAGTCCTCTTTTGCACGGAGTTATTTATGTGCCCGGGGGCATGAACCGTGGGGCGACTATAACGCAGTTACGGGGCAGAGTCCTTTTTTTAGCGCACATCACCCCATCCCATCCCATCCCAGCCGTTGGTCAAGTCCTGTTAAATCTGGCCCCTTCAATATCAAAACTCACGATAAGAGTGTTTTCTAACTTGACCTAATCAAATTTTACAGTGAGTTTTGTGGGAGTTGTTTTCTTAAACATAGTCGTTTGAGCGGGTCCTAAACTCCTAATAATTTAAGGGATTAATTAGCAATaggttttcaaaatcaaatttttattccaataggTATACTCTTAAGTTTTTTCAAACCATAAGGTCTATTAGTGGATAAGATTTACAAAAATGACAAAGAGGCCAAGTCTACTTGGCTCCAATGTAGCAGTGTCATGTCATTTTTCAAGATGTAAAGTTTTTAAATTTCATATTAGGTTAGAGGAAAAGCGTTAGATGTATTCGCACAGAAGAAAAGTTGCTTGTTATGACGAACCTCATTTTCTCATCTTTTCCATTTAACACCCAAATCGGAGCTTGCACCCCCAATGACTATTCCAACCAACCAATGGGTGGGAATATTGGGCCTAGGTCTGATCCTGAATCTATTATAGAAgggcaattttgaaattatttaattatctaTTATAGAAGGGCAATTTTGGAATTATATAACTTTTAATTGTGGAAAGTGGAAACTAGATACTTACATGCAAAATAAGTATTTGTGTGCCTGAAAGAACTTTTAAGTTAATTTATGTGTCCAGATGGGTACTAATATGATATTTACAAGAAATTTAAATGAACTTATGCCTTCAACATTTGTCAAATGAATACTAATATGACATTTGCTACTAAAAATCTTTCGTTGCCCACTCTTGTCCTCAGCGCGTGTGTTACCATTCCCGATGAAGTGATAAATCATTGAATAATTCATTTCAATAGAGATGAACCATTGACTCGTTACATTGTGCAAACAATGTAAAAATTTGGATTAGCCCATTTTTATGTAAGTTATACATTGACTTGTGCAACTTCCTAGATTTCCTCTATTTAACTTACTATTTAAACATGCAATGAGCAGGGATTATCCTATCATCACAATAagctaaggtttttttttttccaatcgtTCCAATAAGGTAGCTGTACATGTTCTAAAAGAAATGTAGAACCCGTGTAAAAAAGTTAATCTCGTACAGGATTCTCAGGAAATAACATACTTCATTTATCTGTACCAACTTTCCTCTTGAAAATCATTAAAAGAAGTTACTTACGAGACCGAAGAGAAACTACAATGGAGTGAACAGAATCCCATATCAAATATTCAGTTCTACGCAAATGCTATGGCTGCAGTTCTACATCTAGCAATATTGCTGGGAACCACCGTTTACCACAGCACGGAAAAAATGCCACCCAAAATCCCCAGCACGTTTTGGAATTGGGGAAGACAGAAGAATTTGAGAAGGATACGTGAGTTATTTGGCAGGGCCCTTTTGCCATGAAGATGATAGATCACACCCAATTATGGTTAGCATCGAAGAGAAATTATTGAAGCCATATTTCCTTAGCTTCAAAAGACAAGAAAGACAGTGTGCTTGAGTAGATTTATCGCGAGCGGGAGAAAAACGAAAACAGCATGCTGTCACAATTGGGGGGAAAAAAATTACTAAGCAGCATTGCATCTAATAGAGCAATATATAATAGTAACTTGCCATCAAACGATATCATCGCCAATGAAGGGGCAATGTAGGGCATCTGAGGGAAAATTCCTGTGGAAACATCAGAAATTAAGAGAGGTAAAAGAGGGTACCATTTTTGGCTCGTTCTACCTTTGAACTCTGAGACGAGATCGTCCAGTTCTGCAATTGTAGCTCTATAACAAAATTGATATTGCTCCTGGAAAACAACAAGTTTATCAGAATTAGCAAGTACAAGCACGGTAGAAAGGAAAAGCATGTAACCTTCGGGGTTACAAAGAAATGGTTAAAGCCATATTGTCTAAATAAGTTATCTCAGATATGCATGACAAAACTATTAAACTAAGATATAGAAAACACAAACATGCCCACCAATAcaaagttggtatctaaaattaggAAATAAAAATATACAGAGTCACCAAACAATATCGGACAACCGATGAGACACAAAGACACTGTTAGTGTAAAGACAACGAATCACGCACAATAAAATAGCGCCTATGTAAAAAGTCCACAACAATCAAGAATGACGCATTTAAACAGAGGCAGAAAACTACACCCAGCCAAAAGCTAATCAACCAAGAAGTGAACTTTGAGGAAAACGCCATGGTTAACAGGATCAGATGAATCACAGTTGGGCAGGATTTCTCTTAAGTACCCCGAAAAACTGAAGCAACAAAGGGGATAATTTACGGCTGAGAGGTCTAGCAGACTAGCACATCATTGGGTCTGCCAGTGGCAGCAACAGTGAACTGTGAGGAAAATTCCGGAGAAAATAAATTCATCATATCTACGATGTGGGTGACCTCAGTCCAACTCAGTTTCCAGTAACTTTGAACTCAGAGAGTGGACATCAAACGTAAAGCACTCAAGACTCGCATTTCAGACACATGAGGGTGCCTCGAATTCTCATGTAGGATGCTGAGGGGATCAACCAGGCTGACCCAGTCTGAGTTTAGCAGTGGCCAGAATTGCCCTGATTAGGTAACCCTTGCCTCATGTAATAATATTCAATGCTTATACACCCTCACTCACAAGAATAATCTTACATGTCAATTATCAATAATTGGTATGAGAAAAAGAAACATCTTCAAGGGCAAAATAAATTTGTTACCAATTAGAGTTCTTCCCTCCACAAAAACAAATCTTTTTcaaccaaataaaaaagaaaaagaaataattgacAGAGGtaagaggaaagaaaaagaggaaacaaTGTAAGGCCCGTTGGTTGTGGAAAACTTATTTCTTTTTGCAGGATTATTCCAAATAGAAACGTGGATTCAAATAATGATGGAAACCATTTACTACCTACACCACATGACAAAATAAACCAAGACTGCATGAATGTGATAATCCATTTCTCTTGcaacagaaaacaaaagaatttcAAACTAACAGAAATGTATTAATAAATTTCAAGTGTATAACACATTCATGAACTGAATATAAATTCTGACAAATACAAGCATAAGTCATTTTGTTTGGGTTGGTTTCCAGATCCAGTCCTTTAATGTTTAACAGAAACAAACTCCCTTTTACTTTGCGATAATGGCTGAGGGATGAGTCACCCAGTGCATGATATAAACTAAGACTCAACTTAGCAATTGATGCAATGGGGAAAAGAACAGCGGGGAGGGAGGGCAACGATGTAAAACCAATGCTTCTATGATGATTTATTAGGAAATTTCTCATACGTAGTAAAAATTTTAAAGGATGCATAAGGTTTAAGATAAAATACTTGTAATCATTTCTGTGAAAAGAATTAAACCATTTCAACCATTTCCAACACACGATCAATAAGAGCCTACACATTTCAAACCAGGAGAATAAGGAGATCTATGCTTCAAGTGCATACACAGAGCACGAGATATATGCCTCAAGATGCCAATCTAACTGGGTCTCCTTAAAATTCCTaataatacacaaaaaaaagttAACCATGCTGTTACATATGTCCATAATCAGAAACTTGCACCTAAAATTGCAGTTCACATACTCATACTGTAGAGAATGATTTGTTGATAATATAGAGAATGATAAGTTGATAAATTCTTTTCAAGATTTCTCGCACCGCAAATGTATCTCTTGGAACTCCATGATCAGGCCATTCAGGATACT carries:
- the LOC119983473 gene encoding receptor-like kinase LIP2, which codes for MESSNGVSLEKFTWKDLEMFTNNFSEKIFIDVTQYGKVYHGTTPQGQGVTVKIWGNFGFYPHFGVKNDVRLQQELRFLGHSSMQNNPCLVKLIGYCIDGDDHLGVVYNIKSRDAFTWTDRMGVALKFACLLETLHSDDPPYLVRNIDAAHILLDQDFVPVLFDFSLLTGGIFGDCQTMDFPSMPVGYVDGVYSYTGHYAKRSDVFAFGVVLLMLITKRVGARVTKKKRDNMPMDMAERCVYVWAEIEYKRLSKMIWTKPSLVHKSLKVDTCFESQHGLAMRCVKRLDPFGELDGQGKRPSMTEVVRSLQSICM